Proteins encoded by one window of Arachis ipaensis cultivar K30076 chromosome B04, Araip1.1, whole genome shotgun sequence:
- the LOC107635090 gene encoding AT-rich interactive domain-containing protein 1 isoform X2 yields the protein MMCSGEPLDLYKLFMVVKEKGGYDAVCKNMLWDLVAEEYGLGLNVGSSIELVYSKHLSTLETWLKNVADSKFPECGLMDDRVSFGKKLMEVQADFLLDVYSEEGAGDKIKTACDFVDGRKLCGTNRVRGLNPELSGAKKIVDLNALDHKMNGPSIGSFCSNNFSNNSSDIQNHLNEIKTSTVDISDEANIMPTLSEEGDSCDKNDGHDDDDDVMVLDPSDSCDKNDGHDDDDDDVMVLDPSTVNKESFGRKRKRESMSEMLSWLTGIAKNPCDPAVGSMPEKSKWKSYGSEEIWKQVLLFRQATFFSSDHVSWQKMHPCMYDDQVGANYNLRERLKSDKNLTCGVSSNMRGIQGGSERNPSPHSEVEKLLLDQCSMVPIPVGPSHQAEVPEWTGVAIESDSKWLGSQIWPSAEIKSKVIERDPIGTGRKDSCGCEVQGSVECVRFHIAQKRAKVKLELGVAFYLWNLHKTGEDVRRLWTEDDEKKFKDVVKSNPPSLEKCFWDQIFKSFPTKSREDLVSYYFNVFILQRRGYQNRNTPDDIDSDDDESEYGPLKNAFGHQTHKSRNITLLSPKKPKKTEHSK from the exons ATGATGTGTAGTGGTGAGCCTTTGGATTTGTATAAGCTATTCATGGTGGTGAAGGAGAAAGGTGGCTATGATGCTGTTTGTAAGAATATGCTGTGGGATTTGGTTGCGGAAGAATATGGTTTAGGTTTAAATGTTGGTTCATCTATTGAACTTGTTTATAGTAAGCACTTGAGTACACTAGAGACATGGCTGAAGAATGTTGCTGATAGTAAGTTCCCTGAGTGTGGTTTAATGGATGATAGGGTTAGTTTTGGTAAGAAGTTGATGGAGGTGCAGGCTGATTTCTTGTTAGATGTTTATAGCGAGGAAGGTGCAGGGGATAAAATTAAGACAGCATGTGATTTCGTGGATGGAAGGAAGTTGTGTGGAACTAATAGGGTTAGGGGATTGAATCCTGAGCTCAGCGGTGCAAAGAAAATTGTTGATTTGAATGCACTGGACCATAAGATGAATGGGCCTAGTATTGGAAGCTTTTGCAgcaataacttttcaaataattCAAGTGATATACAGAACCATTTGAATGAAATTAAGACATCAACAGTGGACATATCTGATGAAGCAAACATAATGCCTACATTGTCGGAAGAAGGTGATAGTTGTGATAAAAATGATGGTCATGACGACGACGACGATGTGATGGTATTGGATCCATCCGATAGTTGTGATAAAAATGATGGTcatgacgacgacgacgacgatgtGATGGTATTGGATCCATCCACTGTTAATAAAGAGAGCTTTGGtcgaaagaggaagagagagtcTATGTCTGAAATGCTAAGCTGGCTTACTGGTATTGCTAAGAATCCTTGTGATCCTGCAGTTGGTTCAATGCCCGAAAAGTCAAAGTGGAAGTCTTATGGTAGTGAGGAGATTTGGAAGCAGGTTTTGCTGTTTCGGCAAGCCACCTTTTTTAGCAGTGATCACGTCAGTTGGCAG AAGATGCATCCTTGCATGTATGATGATCAGGTTGGGGCAAACTACAACCTTAGAGAGAGGTTGAAATCTGACAAGAATTTAACTTGTGGTGTCTCTTCAAATATGAGAGGAATACAGGGAGGTTCCGAGAGAAACCCAAGTCCTCATTCAGAAGTGGAGAAACTGTTACTTGACCAATGTAGCATGGTGCCCATTCCTGTTGGGCCATCCCATCAAGCTGAAGTGCCCGAATGGACTGGTGTGGCAATTGAAAGTGATTCCAAGTGGTTGGGAAGCCAAATATGGCCATCAGCAGAGATAAAGTCCAAAGTCATAGAAAGAGATCCTATCGGAACAGGAAGGAAAGATTCATGTGGCTGTGAAGTACAAGGTTCTGTTGAGTGTGTCCGGTTCCACATTGCTCAGAAAAGGGCTAAAGTTAAGTTGGAATTGGGTGTGGCTTTTTATCTGTGGAATTTACACAAGACAGGCGAAGATGTTAGGCGATTGTGGACAGAAGACGATGAGAAGAAGTTCAAGGATGTGGTGAAATCAAACCCTCCTTCACTTGAAAAATGTTTTTGGGATCAAATTTTCAAATCATTTCCTACAAAGAGCAGGGAAGATTTAGTAAGTTACTACTTCAATGTCTTTATTTTGCAGCGCAGAGGATACCAAAATAGGAATACTCCGGATGACATTGACAGTGATGATGATGAATCAGAATATGGTCCATTGAAGAATGCTTTTGGACATCAAACACACAAATCGCGCAACATCACCTTATTGTCTCCCAAAAAGCCCAAGAAAACGGAACATAGCAAGTGA
- the LOC107635090 gene encoding AT-rich interactive domain-containing protein 1 isoform X1, translated as MMCSGEPLDLYKLFMVVKEKGGYDAVCKNMLWDLVAEEYGLGLNVGSSIELVYSKHLSTLETWLKNVADSKFPECGLMDDRVSFGKKLMEVQADFLLDVYSEEGAGDKIKTACDFVDGRKLCGTNRVRGLNPELSGAKKIVDLNALDHKMNGPSIGSFCSNNFSNNSSDIQNHLNEIKTSTVDISDEANIMPTLSEEGDSCDKNDGHDDDDDVMVLDPSDSCDKNDGHDDDDDDVMVLDPSTVNKESFGRKRKRESMSEMLSWLTGIAKNPCDPAVGSMPEKSKWKSYGSEEIWKQVLLFRQATFFSSDHVSWQGQKMHPCMYDDQVGANYNLRERLKSDKNLTCGVSSNMRGIQGGSERNPSPHSEVEKLLLDQCSMVPIPVGPSHQAEVPEWTGVAIESDSKWLGSQIWPSAEIKSKVIERDPIGTGRKDSCGCEVQGSVECVRFHIAQKRAKVKLELGVAFYLWNLHKTGEDVRRLWTEDDEKKFKDVVKSNPPSLEKCFWDQIFKSFPTKSREDLVSYYFNVFILQRRGYQNRNTPDDIDSDDDESEYGPLKNAFGHQTHKSRNITLLSPKKPKKTEHSK; from the exons ATGATGTGTAGTGGTGAGCCTTTGGATTTGTATAAGCTATTCATGGTGGTGAAGGAGAAAGGTGGCTATGATGCTGTTTGTAAGAATATGCTGTGGGATTTGGTTGCGGAAGAATATGGTTTAGGTTTAAATGTTGGTTCATCTATTGAACTTGTTTATAGTAAGCACTTGAGTACACTAGAGACATGGCTGAAGAATGTTGCTGATAGTAAGTTCCCTGAGTGTGGTTTAATGGATGATAGGGTTAGTTTTGGTAAGAAGTTGATGGAGGTGCAGGCTGATTTCTTGTTAGATGTTTATAGCGAGGAAGGTGCAGGGGATAAAATTAAGACAGCATGTGATTTCGTGGATGGAAGGAAGTTGTGTGGAACTAATAGGGTTAGGGGATTGAATCCTGAGCTCAGCGGTGCAAAGAAAATTGTTGATTTGAATGCACTGGACCATAAGATGAATGGGCCTAGTATTGGAAGCTTTTGCAgcaataacttttcaaataattCAAGTGATATACAGAACCATTTGAATGAAATTAAGACATCAACAGTGGACATATCTGATGAAGCAAACATAATGCCTACATTGTCGGAAGAAGGTGATAGTTGTGATAAAAATGATGGTCATGACGACGACGACGATGTGATGGTATTGGATCCATCCGATAGTTGTGATAAAAATGATGGTcatgacgacgacgacgacgatgtGATGGTATTGGATCCATCCACTGTTAATAAAGAGAGCTTTGGtcgaaagaggaagagagagtcTATGTCTGAAATGCTAAGCTGGCTTACTGGTATTGCTAAGAATCCTTGTGATCCTGCAGTTGGTTCAATGCCCGAAAAGTCAAAGTGGAAGTCTTATGGTAGTGAGGAGATTTGGAAGCAGGTTTTGCTGTTTCGGCAAGCCACCTTTTTTAGCAGTGATCACGTCAGTTGGCAG ggTCAGAAGATGCATCCTTGCATGTATGATGATCAGGTTGGGGCAAACTACAACCTTAGAGAGAGGTTGAAATCTGACAAGAATTTAACTTGTGGTGTCTCTTCAAATATGAGAGGAATACAGGGAGGTTCCGAGAGAAACCCAAGTCCTCATTCAGAAGTGGAGAAACTGTTACTTGACCAATGTAGCATGGTGCCCATTCCTGTTGGGCCATCCCATCAAGCTGAAGTGCCCGAATGGACTGGTGTGGCAATTGAAAGTGATTCCAAGTGGTTGGGAAGCCAAATATGGCCATCAGCAGAGATAAAGTCCAAAGTCATAGAAAGAGATCCTATCGGAACAGGAAGGAAAGATTCATGTGGCTGTGAAGTACAAGGTTCTGTTGAGTGTGTCCGGTTCCACATTGCTCAGAAAAGGGCTAAAGTTAAGTTGGAATTGGGTGTGGCTTTTTATCTGTGGAATTTACACAAGACAGGCGAAGATGTTAGGCGATTGTGGACAGAAGACGATGAGAAGAAGTTCAAGGATGTGGTGAAATCAAACCCTCCTTCACTTGAAAAATGTTTTTGGGATCAAATTTTCAAATCATTTCCTACAAAGAGCAGGGAAGATTTAGTAAGTTACTACTTCAATGTCTTTATTTTGCAGCGCAGAGGATACCAAAATAGGAATACTCCGGATGACATTGACAGTGATGATGATGAATCAGAATATGGTCCATTGAAGAATGCTTTTGGACATCAAACACACAAATCGCGCAACATCACCTTATTGTCTCCCAAAAAGCCCAAGAAAACGGAACATAGCAAGTGA
- the LOC107635090 gene encoding AT-rich interactive domain-containing protein 1 isoform X3, translating to MMCSGEPLDLYKLFMVVKEKGGYDAVCKNMLWDLVAEEYGLGLNVGSSIELVYSKHLSTLETWLKNVADSKFPECGLMDDRVSFGKKLMEVQADFLLDVYSEEGAGDKIKTACDFVDGRKLCGTNRVRGLNPELSGAKKIVDLNALDHKMNGPSIGSFCSNNFSNNSSDIQNHLNEIKTSTVDISDEANIMPTLSEEGDSCDKNDGHDDDDDDDDDVMVLDPSTVNKESFGRKRKRESMSEMLSWLTGIAKNPCDPAVGSMPEKSKWKSYGSEEIWKQVLLFRQATFFSSDHVSWQGQKMHPCMYDDQVGANYNLRERLKSDKNLTCGVSSNMRGIQGGSERNPSPHSEVEKLLLDQCSMVPIPVGPSHQAEVPEWTGVAIESDSKWLGSQIWPSAEIKSKVIERDPIGTGRKDSCGCEVQGSVECVRFHIAQKRAKVKLELGVAFYLWNLHKTGEDVRRLWTEDDEKKFKDVVKSNPPSLEKCFWDQIFKSFPTKSREDLVSYYFNVFILQRRGYQNRNTPDDIDSDDDESEYGPLKNAFGHQTHKSRNITLLSPKKPKKTEHSK from the exons ATGATGTGTAGTGGTGAGCCTTTGGATTTGTATAAGCTATTCATGGTGGTGAAGGAGAAAGGTGGCTATGATGCTGTTTGTAAGAATATGCTGTGGGATTTGGTTGCGGAAGAATATGGTTTAGGTTTAAATGTTGGTTCATCTATTGAACTTGTTTATAGTAAGCACTTGAGTACACTAGAGACATGGCTGAAGAATGTTGCTGATAGTAAGTTCCCTGAGTGTGGTTTAATGGATGATAGGGTTAGTTTTGGTAAGAAGTTGATGGAGGTGCAGGCTGATTTCTTGTTAGATGTTTATAGCGAGGAAGGTGCAGGGGATAAAATTAAGACAGCATGTGATTTCGTGGATGGAAGGAAGTTGTGTGGAACTAATAGGGTTAGGGGATTGAATCCTGAGCTCAGCGGTGCAAAGAAAATTGTTGATTTGAATGCACTGGACCATAAGATGAATGGGCCTAGTATTGGAAGCTTTTGCAgcaataacttttcaaataattCAAGTGATATACAGAACCATTTGAATGAAATTAAGACATCAACAGTGGACATATCTGATGAAGCAAACATAATGCCTACATTGTCGGAAGAAGGTGATAGTTGTGATAAAAATGATGGTCATGACGACGAC gacgacgacgacgacgatgtGATGGTATTGGATCCATCCACTGTTAATAAAGAGAGCTTTGGtcgaaagaggaagagagagtcTATGTCTGAAATGCTAAGCTGGCTTACTGGTATTGCTAAGAATCCTTGTGATCCTGCAGTTGGTTCAATGCCCGAAAAGTCAAAGTGGAAGTCTTATGGTAGTGAGGAGATTTGGAAGCAGGTTTTGCTGTTTCGGCAAGCCACCTTTTTTAGCAGTGATCACGTCAGTTGGCAG ggTCAGAAGATGCATCCTTGCATGTATGATGATCAGGTTGGGGCAAACTACAACCTTAGAGAGAGGTTGAAATCTGACAAGAATTTAACTTGTGGTGTCTCTTCAAATATGAGAGGAATACAGGGAGGTTCCGAGAGAAACCCAAGTCCTCATTCAGAAGTGGAGAAACTGTTACTTGACCAATGTAGCATGGTGCCCATTCCTGTTGGGCCATCCCATCAAGCTGAAGTGCCCGAATGGACTGGTGTGGCAATTGAAAGTGATTCCAAGTGGTTGGGAAGCCAAATATGGCCATCAGCAGAGATAAAGTCCAAAGTCATAGAAAGAGATCCTATCGGAACAGGAAGGAAAGATTCATGTGGCTGTGAAGTACAAGGTTCTGTTGAGTGTGTCCGGTTCCACATTGCTCAGAAAAGGGCTAAAGTTAAGTTGGAATTGGGTGTGGCTTTTTATCTGTGGAATTTACACAAGACAGGCGAAGATGTTAGGCGATTGTGGACAGAAGACGATGAGAAGAAGTTCAAGGATGTGGTGAAATCAAACCCTCCTTCACTTGAAAAATGTTTTTGGGATCAAATTTTCAAATCATTTCCTACAAAGAGCAGGGAAGATTTAGTAAGTTACTACTTCAATGTCTTTATTTTGCAGCGCAGAGGATACCAAAATAGGAATACTCCGGATGACATTGACAGTGATGATGATGAATCAGAATATGGTCCATTGAAGAATGCTTTTGGACATCAAACACACAAATCGCGCAACATCACCTTATTGTCTCCCAAAAAGCCCAAGAAAACGGAACATAGCAAGTGA